From one Pedobacter faecalis genomic stretch:
- a CDS encoding 3-keto-disaccharide hydrolase gives MKLNYLRFGTTALVWLLGTSLVAGQQLTDQSEISLNDLSAFKDPGPTWSIAGGVTANLDQQDVLKVAKGSGVLVSIPKKNAGRDLYTVAEHGDMILELEYLLAKGGNSGIYLQGVYEIQLEDAWGLKNPKASNNGGIYQRWDDSRPEGQKGYDGYAPRQNASKAPGLWQKMRIAFRAPRFDGSGKKVQNARMVAVELNGVLIHDNVELFGVTRGANGGERAVGPLRLQGDHGAVAFRNIKISKLPADAQSAIRQRENSADPIYVDPANNPLIRSFVDIAGGIKVVHAISVSSPEEVHYGYDLDNGVLFHAWHGEFVDATPMWHERGNGTSRPRGTVTTFTKKPVPALAKLLSAQDSWLNDTTGTGFQTKGYELDGNDRPTFVYKMYGTRVKDAIRANENGQGLTREITLEQPVSNIYHMIASGSAIEDLGKGLYLIDGQSYYIKFSDSKMKPMVKDANGTKQLIAPVNGKLSYSILF, from the coding sequence ATGAAACTTAATTACTTAAGGTTTGGAACAACGGCTCTTGTCTGGCTGTTGGGCACTTCACTTGTGGCTGGTCAGCAGCTAACTGATCAGTCGGAAATCAGCCTGAACGATCTTTCGGCATTCAAAGATCCGGGTCCAACCTGGTCAATTGCCGGAGGGGTTACGGCTAATCTTGACCAACAAGATGTGTTAAAAGTCGCAAAGGGTAGCGGCGTTTTAGTAAGCATCCCTAAAAAGAATGCAGGCAGGGACCTGTATACCGTTGCCGAACATGGTGATATGATACTTGAACTGGAGTACTTGCTTGCAAAAGGCGGTAACTCTGGTATTTACCTGCAAGGTGTTTATGAAATCCAGTTGGAAGACGCGTGGGGACTTAAAAACCCTAAGGCATCTAACAACGGTGGTATCTACCAGCGCTGGGATGATTCAAGACCAGAAGGCCAGAAAGGCTACGACGGTTATGCGCCACGTCAGAATGCGTCTAAAGCACCTGGATTGTGGCAAAAAATGAGAATTGCATTCAGGGCACCAAGATTTGACGGCTCTGGCAAGAAAGTTCAGAATGCAAGAATGGTTGCCGTAGAACTAAACGGCGTGCTTATTCACGATAACGTGGAACTGTTTGGTGTTACCCGTGGTGCCAATGGCGGTGAGCGTGCAGTAGGTCCGCTTCGCTTGCAGGGCGATCATGGTGCTGTGGCCTTCAGAAACATTAAAATATCGAAACTTCCTGCAGATGCGCAGTCGGCCATCAGGCAGCGGGAGAACAGTGCTGACCCGATCTATGTAGATCCGGCAAATAACCCGCTTATCCGCAGTTTCGTGGACATCGCTGGTGGTATTAAGGTTGTTCATGCGATCTCTGTTTCCAGCCCGGAAGAAGTACATTACGGATATGACCTTGATAATGGTGTGTTGTTCCACGCATGGCATGGTGAATTCGTAGATGCAACCCCAATGTGGCACGAAAGAGGTAATGGAACTTCACGCCCCCGCGGTACGGTAACTACTTTCACTAAGAAGCCTGTTCCTGCGCTTGCAAAATTGTTGAGCGCACAAGACAGCTGGTTGAACGACACTACCGGCACTGGCTTCCAGACTAAAGGCTATGAGCTTGATGGTAACGATCGTCCTACTTTTGTTTACAAGATGTATGGTACCCGCGTTAAAGACGCTATCCGCGCCAATGAGAATGGTCAGGGTTTAACAAGAGAAATCACCCTGGAGCAACCGGTTTCCAACATCTATCACATGATCGCTTCTGGTTCTGCTATTGAAGACCTGGGCAAGGGGTTATACCTGATCGATGGCCAGTCGTACTACATCAAGTTCAGCGACAGCAAGATGAAGCCAATGGTTAAAGATGCAAACGGTACGAAGCAATTAATAGCTCCTGTGAATGGTAAGCTTAGCTATTCTATATTATTTTAA
- a CDS encoding sodium/sugar symporter yields MNRLETSDYIVFFIYFIIVSAYGLWIYYKKKSATSDSKDYFLAEGSLTWWAIGASLIASNISAEQMIGMSGSGFKLGLAISAYEWMAAATLIIVAVFFMPVYLKNKIFTMPQFLNQRYNSTVAMIMAVFWLMLYIVVNLMSILYLGALAISGISGIDITLCILGLALFAIFITLGGMKVIGYTDVIQVFFLVLGGLVATYIALNIISGQQGVVKGFDILTDGASEHFHLIFEKDNPNYMDLPGLSVLIGGMWIANLSYWGCNQYITQRALGASLPTARAGLLFAAFLKMLMPVIVVIPGIAVYYIIKNDIPAISPDNLLTGSGVQDPNKAYPALLTLLPTGLKGLSFAALTAAIVASLAGKANSIATIFTLDIYQKAFNREASEKNLVNVGKISVVVSMLMAVLLSLIVGDALMGEGKQGFQYIQEYTGFVSPGIFAMFILGFFWKKTTSNAALFATIGGFIVSIILKFLPGWVDLSPLYEYGWAVANSAGIYEIPFMDRMLIVFAVCIIGMYFISIYENKKGIVPNGLEVDTKMFRVSTSFAVGSLIIIAMLVALYSAYW; encoded by the coding sequence ATGAATAGACTCGAAACTAGCGATTACATTGTATTTTTTATCTATTTTATAATCGTTTCCGCCTACGGCTTGTGGATTTATTACAAAAAGAAGTCGGCCACCAGCGACTCTAAAGATTACTTCCTGGCTGAGGGTTCACTGACCTGGTGGGCTATTGGTGCCTCACTTATCGCCTCAAATATTTCTGCAGAGCAAATGATCGGTATGAGCGGATCGGGCTTTAAGCTCGGACTCGCCATTTCTGCATACGAATGGATGGCTGCCGCTACCCTTATTATCGTAGCTGTATTTTTCATGCCGGTGTATCTGAAGAACAAGATATTTACCATGCCCCAGTTCCTCAATCAGCGCTACAACTCAACCGTTGCGATGATTATGGCTGTGTTCTGGCTGATGCTGTATATCGTGGTTAACCTGATGTCGATCCTTTACCTGGGCGCGCTTGCCATTAGTGGTATTTCGGGTATCGACATTACGCTTTGTATTCTGGGCCTGGCGTTGTTTGCTATTTTTATTACGCTGGGTGGTATGAAGGTAATCGGTTATACCGATGTTATCCAGGTATTCTTCCTGGTGCTGGGCGGTTTGGTAGCTACTTATATTGCATTAAACATCATTTCTGGTCAGCAAGGCGTCGTTAAAGGTTTTGATATCCTTACCGACGGGGCATCTGAGCACTTCCACCTGATCTTTGAGAAAGATAATCCGAATTACATGGATCTTCCGGGACTGAGCGTACTGATCGGTGGTATGTGGATTGCCAACCTGAGCTATTGGGGATGTAACCAGTATATCACACAAAGAGCTTTAGGCGCATCTCTGCCTACAGCGCGTGCTGGTTTGCTGTTTGCCGCGTTTCTAAAAATGCTGATGCCTGTAATTGTTGTTATTCCGGGTATTGCCGTTTACTATATCATCAAAAACGATATTCCGGCAATCAGCCCTGATAACCTGTTGACAGGCTCCGGCGTGCAGGATCCAAATAAGGCTTATCCTGCCTTGCTTACTTTGCTGCCAACCGGATTAAAGGGTTTGTCATTTGCTGCGCTTACAGCGGCTATTGTGGCGTCTCTTGCCGGTAAAGCGAACAGTATCGCGACCATCTTTACACTGGATATTTATCAGAAGGCGTTCAACAGGGAAGCTTCAGAGAAGAATCTGGTTAACGTAGGTAAGATCAGTGTTGTTGTTTCCATGCTGATGGCGGTATTGCTCTCACTCATCGTTGGTGATGCATTGATGGGAGAGGGTAAACAAGGGTTCCAGTACATTCAGGAATACACCGGTTTCGTATCGCCAGGTATTTTTGCCATGTTCATCCTGGGATTCTTCTGGAAGAAGACTACATCAAACGCCGCACTTTTTGCTACCATCGGTGGTTTTATCGTATCCATTATACTTAAGTTCCTTCCGGGATGGGTGGACTTGTCGCCGCTCTACGAATACGGATGGGCTGTTGCAAATTCTGCGGGCATCTATGAAATACCGTTTATGGACCGGATGCTTATCGTGTTTGCTGTGTGTATCATCGGTATGTATTTCATCAGCATCTATGAAAACAAAAAGGGTATTGTACCAAACGGACTCGAAGTGGACACCAAGATGTTCCGTGTTTCTACTTCGTTCGCAGTAGGCTCGCTGATCATTATCGCTATGCTCGTTGCCTTGTACTCGGCATACTGGTAA